The following are encoded in a window of Falco biarmicus isolate bFalBia1 chromosome 8, bFalBia1.pri, whole genome shotgun sequence genomic DNA:
- the LOC130153421 gene encoding protocadherin gamma-A10-like, whose product MQRGERAEPDCSEERLGGSSAAAELNRRPAPECGGASRRLLPGFRMAEGEERWGRRERALLWCVLLAAWEAAWGQLRYSVPEEMPKGSFVADVAKDLALQLPALPDRGVRIIDRGRAQYFALHGKTGHLVTAERIDREQLCRLVEKCVLRCEVIVDGEMKVYGIDVEITDINDNAPSFQDTETELRMSETTAPGSRFPLAEAHDPDAGANSLQSYELSGDEHFSLAVQAGPGGDQRPELVLAKALDREEAAFHELVLRASDGGEPARTGTARIRVAVLDANDNAPQFSQAEYTVRVPEDVPVGSVLITVTATDADEGLNGHVKYSLKKTKDLAPQVFHLDAETGSITVLRSLDFEEAESYELEVQAHDGGALFDTAKVAISVTDVNDNAPELTVSSALSAISEDAPSGTVVALLHVQDRDSGANGEVRCSIGEGLPFRLEKSFEGYYRVVTARELDREKVAEYNVTVRAADGGSPSLWSGAVLALRVLDVNDNAPVFAEARYSARVPENNAAGALVLTVRAADADWGQNARVRYRLSEGRVRGAPLSSYVSVQAETGALYALRSFDYEEVREVGLWVRAEDGGAPALSSNVSVRLVIVDENDNAPQVLYPPAAPGAGWAGVELAPRSAEPGALVAKVVAVDADAGQNAWLSYELAKATEPGLFRVGLHSGEVRTARFPLARDAARQSLVVVVKDHGRPALSATATLTVVLAESVAELLSELGSAAAAPGEPAGSLTRWLVVAVAAVSCLFLAFLLLLLALRLRRWRRSQLLAAGSGAARGVPASHFVGIDGVRAFLHSYSHEVSLTADSRKSQLRLSAGSCCDTLPARPPPDEPAPLLGDDPAAPPVSASARAWLPFLPAALEFLAAPCLPSAHAGKAAAAAGTGPRCAPASRSRGARAWLAHPALRLRWQAGAVRVPGALSRGWRGEEA is encoded by the coding sequence ATGCAGCGCGGGGAACGAGCCGAGCCGGACTGCTCGGAGGAAAGGCTCGGCGGGAGCAGCGCGGCGGCAGAGCTGAACCGCAGGCCGGCTCCGGAGTGCGGAGGGGCGAGCAGGCGGCTGCTGCCAGGATTTAGAATGGCGGAGGGGGAAGAGCGCTGGGGCCGGCGGGAGCGAGCCCTGCTCTGGTGCGTCCTGCTGGCGGCGTGGGAGGCGGCGTGGGGGCAGCTGCGCTACTCGGTGCCCGAGGAGATGCCGAAGGGCTCGTTCGTGGCCGACGTGGCCAAGGACCTGGCGCTGCAGCTGCCCGCGCTCCCCGACCGCGGCGTGCGCATCATAGACAGAGGCAGGGCGCAGTATTTCGCCCTGCACGGGAAGACGGGACACTTGGTGACGGCGGAGAGGATAGACAGAGAGCAGCTTTGCCGGCTGGTGGAGAAATGCGTGCTGCGCTGTGAGGTGATAGTGGACGGGGAAATGAAGGTTTACGGCATCGACGTGGAGATCACGGACATTAACGACAACGCGCCAAGCTTCCAAGACACAGAAACGGAGCTGAGAATGAGCGAGACGACAGCGCCGGGGTCGCGGTTTCCCCTGGCCGAGGCTCACGACCCGGACGCGGGAGCGAATTCGCTGCAGAGCTACGAGCTGAGCGGCGACGAGCACTTCTCGCTGGCCGTGCAGGCGGGCCCCGGCGGGGACCAGCGCCCCGAGCTGGTGCTGGCCAAGGCGCTGGACCGGGAGGAGGCGGCGTTCCACGAGCTGGTGCTGAGGGCGAGCGACGGCGGCGAGCCGGCACGGACGGGCACGGCGCGGATCCGCGTGGCCGTGCTGGACGCGAACGACAACGCGCCCCAGTTCAGCCAGGCCGAGTACACGGTGCGTGTGCCGGAGGACGTGCCCGTGGGCTCCGTCCTCATCACCGTCACGGCCACCGACGCCGACGAGGGGCTGAACGGGCACGTGAAATACTCATTGAAGAAAACGAAGGACCTGGCACCGCAGGTTTTTCACCTGGACGCTGAGACGGGATCGATCACGGTGCTGCGGAGCCTGGACTTCGAGGAAGCCGAGTCGTACGAACTGGAGGTGCAGGCGCATGATGGTGGGGCCCTTTTCGACACGGCCAAAGTCGCGATCAGCGTGACAGACGTGAACGACAACGCGCCCGAACTGACAGTATCGTCGGCGCTGAGCGCGATCTCCGAGGACGCGCCGTCGGGGACGGTGGTGGCCCTGCTGCACGTGCAGGACCGGGACTCGGGGGCGAACGGCGAGGTGCGGTGCAGCATCGGCGAGGGGCTGCCGTTCCGGCTGGAGAAGTCGTTTGAGGGCTACTACCGCGTGGTGACGGCGAGGGAGCTGGACCGGGAGAAGGTGGCGGAGTACAACGTGACGGTGCGGGCGGCGGACGGCGGGTCGCCGTCGCTGTGGAGCGGCGCGGTGCTGGCGCTGCGGGTGCTGGACGTGAACGACAACGCGCCGGTGTTCGCGGAGGCGCGCTACAGCGCCCGTGTGCCCGAGAACAACGCGGCGGGCGCGCTGGTGCTGACGGTGCGGGCGGCGGACGCGGACTGGGGTCAGAACGCGCGCGTGCGGTACCGGCTGTCGGAGGGGCGGGTGCGCGGCGCGCCGCTCTCGTCCTACGTGTCGGTGCAGGCGGAGACGGGCGCGCTGTACGCGCTGCGCTCCTTCGACTACGAGGAGGTGCGCGaggtggggctgtgggtgcgGGCGGAGGACGGCGGCGCGCCGGCGCTGAGCAGCAACGTGTCGGTGCGGCTCGTGATCGTGGACGAGAACGACAACGCGCCGCAGGTGCTGTACCCGCCGGCGGCGCCGGGCGCGGGCTGGGCGGGCGTGGAGCTGGCGCCGCGCTCGGCGGAGCCCGGGGCGCTGGTGGCCAAGGTGGTGGCGGTGGACGCGGACGCGGGGCAGAACGCGTGGCTGTCGTACGAGCTGGCCAAGGCGACGGAGCCGGGGCTGTTCCGCGTGGGGCTGCACAGCGGCGAGGTGCGCACGGCGCGCTTCCCGCTGGCCCGCGACGCGGCGCGGCAgagcctggtggtggtggtgaaggacCACGGGCGGCCGGCGCTGTCGGCCACGGCCACGCTGACCGTGGTGCTGGCCGAGAGCGTGGCCGAGCTGCTCTCGGAGCtgggcagcgcggcggcggcgccgggcgaGCCGGCCGGCAGCCTGACGCGCTGGCTGGTGGTGGCCGTGGCGGCCGTGTCCTGCCTCTTCCTcgccttcctgctgctgctgctggcgctgcGCCTGCGGCGCTGGCGCCGCTCGCAGCTGctggcggcgggcagcggcgccgcGCGCGGCGTCCCGGCCTCGCACTTCGTGGGCATCGACGGCGTCCGCGCCTTCCTGCACTCCTACTCGCACGAGGTGTCGCTCACCGCCGACTCGCGCAAGAGCCAGCTCCGCTTGTCGGCCGGCAGCTGCTGCGACACCctcccggcccggccgccgcccgaCGAGCCCGCGCCGCTGCTCGGCGACgaccccgccgcgcccccggtGAGTGCCTCTGCCCGCGCTTGGCTGCCTTTCCTTCCTGCCGCTCTGGAGTTTCTCGCTGCCCCTTGCCTTCCCTCTGCGCACGCAGGCAAGGCCGCGGCAGCTGCGGGCACAGGGCCTCGGTGCGCTCCTGCCTCTCGTTCCCGCGGGGCCCGTGCCTGGCTGGCTCATCCGGCGCTCCGGCTGCGGTGGCAGGCAGGGGCGGTGAGGGTCCCTGGCGCTCTCTCGCGGGGCTGGCGAGGGGAGGAGGCGTAG
- the LOC130153425 gene encoding protocadherin gamma-B5-like, producing the protein MAGRPGPSRRPAAGRALLPAVLLCLCCRAAPERIRYAIPEELGRGSLVGPLARDLGLSPAELPARKLRVASAAKRQLRYFSVSEENGNLYVSERLDREQMCGESPSCAVSFEALVQNPLNVFHVDVAIHDVNDNAPAFSKAALHLDIVELTLPGARFPLEMARDADVGSNSQLTYQLSSNPSFSLAVKESPDGSEQPELVLERGLDREKQSSFELVLTAVDGGDPARSGTVQVRVNVTDANDNPPVFSKSVYEARVRENLPPGSPVLRVRATDADAGSNARVSYSFGNVPDGVRALFSVDSESGEVRTAGPLDFEERSKYSFGLEARDGGGLTAHCRVQLEVTDENDNAPEITVLSVSSPVPEDAPAGTVVALLNVNDADSGENGQVSCELSGEAPLSIVASSGGSYKVVTASALDREQAAEHRVTVVARDGGSPALSSRTALVLEVSDVNDNAPVFEEAAYSAYVAENNAAGAPVLRVRARDADAGANGRVSYWLAGGSAGAAPYVSVEARSGAVYAQRSFDYEQCREFAVAVRAQDGGAPARSSTATVRVFVLDRNDNAPRVLWPAAGAGAGAAAGAGPFEVVPRSAEAGYLVAKVVAVDADAGRNAWLSYELVQAPEPALFRVGLHSGEVRTARAVSERDAAKQRLVAVVKDHGQPALSATATLHVVLAESLQEALPELSERAAGADAPAELQFYLVLALALLSALFLLSVALAVVARVRGAGPPAVLRCLGAQRFSVAGAAFPADFCEGTLPYSYNLCVAPGRAVAEGAWLPPPLPSLPAEELLGGEPCGKPSPSSSAGAGEPPADADAPQVGKPARSRSSPRAFPSRRPLFPGASRGGGAGAALSRVPARERRHARALRLPLDALSHRKVRVAP; encoded by the coding sequence ATGGCGGGCAGGCCGGGGCCGAGCCGGCGGCCAGCGGCCGGGCGAGCGCTGCTGCCCGCcgtgctgctgtgcttgtgctGCCGGGCGGCGCCGGAGCGGATCCGCTACGCCATCCCcgaggagctgggcagaggctCGCTGGTGGGGCCGCTGGCGCGGGAcctggggctgagcccggcCGAGCTGCCGGCACGCAAGCTGCGGGTGGCGTCTGCCGCTAAGAGGCAGCTGAGATACTTCAGCGTGAGCGAGGAGAACGGGAACTTGTACGTGAGCGAGAGGCTGGACCGGGAGCAGATGTGCGGCGAGTCGCCGTCCTGCGCCGTCAGCTTCGAGGCGCTGGTGCAGAACCCGCTCAACGTCTTCCACGTCGACGTCGCCATCCACGACGTCAACGACAACGCGCCGGCCTTCAGCAAGGCTGCTCTCCACCTCGACATCGTAGAGCTGACGCTTCCCGGCGCTCGTTTTCCGCTGGAGATGGCCCGAGACGCGGACGTGGGCAGCAACTCGCAGCTGACTTACCAGCTCAGCAGCAACCCGTCCTTCAGCCTGGCCGTCAAGGAGAGCCCGGATGGAAGCGAGCAGCCGGAGTTAGTCCTGGAGCGCGGGTTGGACCGTGAGAAGCAGAGCTCCTTCGAGCTGGTGCTGACGGCGGTGGATGGCGGAGACCCCGCCAGGTCCGGGACCGTGCAGGTTCGCGTCAACGTGACGGACGCCAACGACAACCCGCCCGTGTTCAGTAAAAGCGTCTACGAGGCGCGAGTGCGGGAGAATCTGCCACCGGGGTCGCCGGTGCTGCGGGTGCGGGCCACGGATGCGGACGCGGGCTCCAACGCGCGGGTCTCCTACTCCTTCGGCAACGTCCCCGACGGCGTCCGCGCGTTGTTCAGCGTGGACAGCGAGAGCGGCGAGGTCAGGACGGCGGGTCCCCTCGATTTCGAGGAGAGGAGTAAATACAGCTTCGGCCTGGAGGCGAGGGACGGCGGCGGGCTGACGGCGCACTGCAGGGTGCAGCTAGAGGTCACCGATGAGAACGACAACGCGCCCGAAATCACGGTGCTGTCGGTGTCGAGCCCGGTGCCCGAGGACGCGCCGGCCGGCACGGTGGTGGCCCTGCTGAACGTGAACGACGCGGACTCCGGGGAGAACGGTCAGGTGTCGTGCGAGCTGTCGGGCGAGGCGCCGCTGTCGATCGTGGCGTCGTCGGGCGGCTCGTACAAGGTGGTGACGGCGAGCGCGCTGGACCGGGAGCAGGCGGCCGAGCACCGGGTGACGGTGGTGGCCAGGGACGGCGGCAGCCCGGCGCTGTCCAGCCGCACGGCGCTGGTGCTGGAGGTGTCGGACGTGAACGACAACGCGCCGGTGTTCGAGGAGGCCGCCTACAGCGCCTACGTGGCGGAGAACAACGCGGCGGGCGCGCCGGTGCTGCGCGTGCGCGCGCGGGACGCGGACGCGGGCGCCAACGGGCGCGTGAGCTACTGGCTggcgggcggcagcgcgggcGCGGCGCCGTACGTGTCGGTGGaggcgcggagcggcgcggtGTACGCGCAGCGCTCCTTCGACTACGAGCAGTGCCGCGAGTTCGCGGTGGCGGTGCGGGCGCAGGACGGCGGGGCGCCGGCGCGGAGCTCCACGGCGACGGTGCGCGTCTTCGTGCTGGACCGCAACGACAACGCGCCGCGCGTGCTGtggccggcggcgggcgcgggggcgggggcggcggcgggcgcggggccgtTCGAGGTGGTGCCGCGCTCGGCCGAGGCCGGGTACCTGGTGGCCAAGGTGGTGGCGGTGGACGCGGACGCGGGGCGCAACGCGTGGCTGTCGTACGAGCTGGTGCAGGCGCCGGAGCCGGCGCTGTTCCGCGTGGGGCTGCACAGCGGCGAGGTGCGCACGGCGCGGGCCGTGTCGGAGAGGGACGCGGCCAAGCAGCGGCTGGTGGCCGTGGTGAAGGACCACGGGCAGCCGGCGCTGTCGGCCACGGCCACGCTGCACGTGGTGCTGGCCGAGAGCTTGCAGGAGGCGCTGCCGGAGCTGAGcgagcgggcggcgggcgccgACGCGCCGGCGGAGCTGCAGTTCTACCTGGTGCTGGCGCTGGCGCTGCTGTCCGCGCTGTTCCTGCTGAGCGTGGCGCTGGCCGTGGTGGCGCGGGTGCGCGgcgccgggccgcccgccgTCCTGCGCTGCCTGGGCGCGCAGCGCTTCTCCGTGGCCGGCGCCGCCTTCCCGGCCGACTTCTGCGAGGGCACCTTGCCCTACTCCTACAACCTGTGCGTGGCGCCGGGCCGCGCCGTCGCCGAGGGCGCTtggctgccgccgccgctgcccagcctgcccgcGGAGGAGCTGCTCGGCGGGGAGCCCTGCGGGAAGCCGAGCCCGAGCAGCAGCGCCGGCGCGGGAGAGCCGCCCGCGGACGCCGACGCACCGCAGGTCGGTAAGCCCGCGCGCTCGCGCTCCTCCCCTCGAGCCTTTCCGAGCCGCCGACCGCTCTTCCCCGGGGCTTCCCGCGGGGGCGGTGCAGGGGCAGCGCTGAGCCGTGTCCCCGCCAGGGAACGGAGGCACGCACGGGCTCTCCGCCTGCCCCTTGATGCTCTTTCCCACAGGAAGGTGCGCGTGGCGCCGTGA
- the LOC130153817 gene encoding LOW QUALITY PROTEIN: protocadherin gamma-A10-like (The sequence of the model RefSeq protein was modified relative to this genomic sequence to represent the inferred CDS: inserted 1 base in 1 codon), whose protein sequence is MVSGSQAGAGGREGDGGDPRWTGPAASAASAASRRAARGEAGRAALGSARCLQCREEAAGAAVDRGGARGRPERCRQPRPLPPGSLSRSLAGSAAGRSASVPAVRNRAAARRRGPERRXRARARVGVRRRGSAGGAAAGMCAAGRRWGRRERALLWCVLLAAWEAAWGQLRYSVPEEMPKGSFVGDVAKDVALPLPALPDRGVRLVCEGKAQYFALHGKTGHLVTAERIDREQLCRLVEKCVLRCEVIVDGEMKVYGVDVEITDINDNAPRFREAEKELRMSETTAPGSRFPLAEAHDPDAGANSLQSYELSGDEHFSLAVQAGPGGDQRPELVLAKALDREEAAFHELVLRASDGGEPARTGTARIRVAVLDANDNAPQFSQAEYTVRVPEDVPVGSVLLTVTAADADEGLNGHVKYSFKRISDRASELFYLDTETGEISVKDHLDFEDVYSHEMEVQAHDGGALFDTAKVAISVTDVNDNAPEISVRSALSAISEDAPSGTVVALLHVQDRDSGANGEVRCSIGEGLPFRLEKSFEGYYRVVTARELDREEVAEYNVTVRAADGGSPSLWSGAVLALRVLDVNDNAPVFAEARYSARVPENNAAGALVLTVRAADADWGQNARVRYRLSEGRVRGAPLSSYVSVQAETGALYALRSFDYEEVREVGLWVRAEDGGAPALSSNVSVRLVIVDENDNAPQVLYPPAAPGAGWAGVELAPRSAEPGALVAKVVAVDADAGQNAWLSYELAKATEPGLFRVGLHSGEVRTARFPLARDAARQSLVVVVKDHGRPALSATATLTVVLAESVAELLSELGSAAAAPGEPAGSLTRWLVVAVAAVSCLFLAFLLLLLALRLRRWRRSQLLAAGSGAARGVPASHFVGIDGVRAFLHSYSHEVSLTADSRKSQLRLSAGSCCDTLPARPPPDEPAPLLGDDPAAPPVSASARAWLPFLPAALEFLAAPCLPSAHAGKAAAAAGTGPRCAPASRSRGSVPGWLIRRSGCGGRQGR, encoded by the exons ATGGTCTCggggagccaggcaggggcgGGCGGGAGAGAAGGCGACGGCGGAGATCCCCGCTGGACGGGACCCGCTGCCTCCGCGGCGAGTGCCGCGTCCCGGCGAGCTGCCCGTGGGGAGGCCGGGCGGGCCGCGCTCGGCAGCGCTCGGTGCCTGCAGTGCCGGGAGGAGGCTGCGGGCGCCGCTGTTGACCGAGGAGGAGCGAGAGGAAGGCCGGAGCGCTGCCGGCAGCCccgcccgctgccgcccggcTCGCTCTCTCGCTCGCTGGCTGGCTCGGCGGCCGGGCGGTCTGCGAGCGTCCCCGCGGTGCGGAACCGCGCTGCAGCGAGGCGGAGGGGCCCGGAGCGGC GCCGTGCCCGTGCCCGTGTCGGTGTGAGGCGGCGGGGATCTGCCGGCGGTGCCGCAGCAGGGATGTGCGCGGCGGGGAGGCGCTGGGGCCGGCGGGAGCGAGCCCTGCTCTGGTGCGTCCTGCTGGCGGCGTGGGAGGCGGCGTGGGGGCAGCTGCGCTACTCGGTTCCCGAGGAGATGCCGAAGGGCTCGTTCGTGGGCGACGTGGCCAAGGACGTGGCTCTGCCGCTTCCCGCGCTCCCCGACCGCGGCGTGCGCCTTGTCTGCGAAGGTAAGGCGCAGTATTTCGCCCTGCACGGGAAGACGGGACATTTGGTGACGGCGGAGAGGATAgacagagagcagctctgccgGCTGGTGGAGAAATGCGTGCTGCGCTGTGAGGTGATAGTGGACGGAGAAATGAAGGTTTACGGCGTCGACGTGGAGATCACAGACATTAACGACAACGCGCCCCGCTTCcgagaggcagaaaaagaactGCGAATGAGTGAGACGACAGCGCCGGGGTCGCGGTTTCCCCTGGCCGAGGCTCACGACCCGGACGCGGGAGCGAATTCGCTGCAGAGCTACGAGCTGAGCGGCGACGAGCACTTCTCGCTGGCCGTGCAGGCGGGCCCCGGCGGGGACCAGCGCCCCGAGCTGGTGCTGGCCAAGGCGCTGGACCGGGAGGAGGCGGCGTTCCACGAGCTGGTGCTGAGGGCGAGCGACGGCGGCGAGCCGGCACGGACGGGCACGGCGCGGATCCGCGTGGCCGTGCTGGACGCGAACGACAACGCGCCCCAGTTCAGCCAGGCCGAGTACACGGTGCGTGTGCCGGAGGACGTGCCCGTGGGCTCCGTCCTCCTCACCGTCACGGCCGCCGACGCCGACGAGGGGCTGAACGGGCAcgtgaaatacagttttaaaagaatttcAGACAGAGCGTCAGAACTTTTTTACCTAGACACTGAGACAGGGGAAATATCCGTTAAGGACCATTTGGACTTCGAGGACGTGTACTCACATGAAATGGAGGTTCAAGCACATGATGGTGGGGCCCTTTTCGACACTGCCAAAGTCGCGATCAGCGTGACAGACGTAAACGACAACGCGCCCGAGATTTCTGTGCGGTCGGCGCTGAGCGCGATCTCCGAGGACGCGCCGTCGGGGACGGTGGTGGCCCTGCTGCACGTGCAGGACCGGGACTCGGGGGCGAACGGCGAGGTGCGGTGCAGCATCGGCGAGGGGCTGCCGTTCCGGCTGGAGAAGTCGTTTGAGGGCTACTACCGCGTGGTGACGGCGAGGGAGCTGGACCGGGAGGAGGTGGCGGAGTACAACGTGACGGTGCGGGCGGCGGACGGCGGGTCGCCGTCGCTGTGGAGCGGCGCGGTGCTGGCGCTGCGGGTGCTGGACGTGAACGACAACGCGCCGGTGTTCGCGGAGGCGCGCTACAGCGCCCGTGTGCCCGAGAACAACGCGGCGGGCGCGCTGGTGCTGACGGTGCGGGCGGCGGACGCGGACTGGGGTCAGAACGCGCGCGTGCGGTACCGGCTGTCGGAGGGTCGGGTGCGCGGCGCGCCGCTCTCGTCCTACGTGTCGGTGCAGGCGGAGACGGGCGCGCTGTACGCGCTGCGCTCCTTCGACTACGAGGAGGTGCGCGaggtggggctgtgggtgcgGGCGGAGGACGGCGGCGCGCCGGCGCTGAGCAGCAACGTGTCGGTGCGGCTCGTGATCGTGGACGAGAACGACAACGCGCCGCAGGTGCTGTACCCGCCGGCGGCGCCGGGCGCGGGCTGGGCGGGCGTGGAGCTGGCGCCGCGCTCGGCGGAGCCCGGGGCGCTGGTGGCCAAGGTGGTGGCGGTGGACGCGGACGCGGGGCAGAACGCGTGGCTGTCGTACGAGCTGGCCAAGGCGACGGAGCCGGGGCTGTTCCGCGTGGGGCTGCACAGCGGCGAGGTGCGCACGGCGCGCTTCCCGCTGGCCCGCGACGCGGCGCGGCAgagcctggtggtggtggtgaaggacCACGGGCGGCCGGCGCTGTCGGCCACGGCCACGCTGACCGTGGTGCTGGCCGAGAGCGTGGCCGAGCTGCTCTCGGAGCtgggcagcgcggcggcggcgccgggcgaGCCGGCCGGCAGCCTGACGCGCTGGCTGGTGGTGGCCGTGGCGGCCGTGTCCTGCCTCTTCCTcgccttcctgctgctgctgctggcgctgcGCCTGCGGCGCTGGCGCCGCTCGCAGCTGctggcggcgggcagcggcgccgcGCGCGGCGTCCCGGCCTCGCACTTCGTGGGCATCGACGGCGTCCGCGCCTTCCTGCACTCCTACTCGCACGAGGTGTCGCTCACCGCCGACTCGCGCAAGAGCCAGCTCCGCTTGTCGGCCGGCAGCTGCTGCGACACCctcccggcccggccgccgcccgaCGAGCCCGCGCCGCTGCTCGGCGACgaccccgccgcgcccccggtGAGTGCCTCTGCCCGCGCTTGGCTGCCTTTCCTTCCTGCCGCTCTGGAGTTTCTCGCTGCCCCTTGCCTTCCCTCTGCGCACGCAGGCAAGGCCGCGGCAGCTGCGGGCACAGGGCCTCGGTGCGCTCCTGCCTCTCGTTCCCGCGGGTCCGTGCCTGGCTGGCTCATCCGGCGCTCCGGCTGCGGTGGCAGGCAGGGGCGGTGA